Proteins encoded by one window of Cellvibrio sp. KY-GH-1:
- a CDS encoding phospholipase A, with protein MRSQQVLRYVSLALALLHPQAFGAQEPTTEAINTCLQSSVITADTAMTIAELHEACRQLYLNQNTDTAPQIEEQQVVSSTSPETNPEGRLLKRRMTMEALNRSNRFILTPHKRNYFSPISYITHTNTEPYLKNDDEEKALADLRHAEAEFQFSTKILIYENIFDDNGHLYLGYTNHSFWQIYSDADSAPFREIDHQPELLLSFTNDWEIFGFRNVLNEVALTHQSNGKGGIESRSWNRVMMNSVFERGRFIFALSPWYRISEPEQKYPGDPDGDDNPDITHYMGHFEFTGAYEKGDNIFNIMLRNNFDADNKGAMELGWSFPVRTNLRGQFKYFNGYGHSLIDYNADQEVFALGIVFTDLF; from the coding sequence ATGCGATCACAACAAGTTTTGCGTTACGTTTCCCTCGCACTTGCACTACTCCACCCTCAGGCATTTGGCGCACAGGAACCCACCACTGAAGCCATCAACACCTGTTTGCAATCATCGGTAATTACTGCCGACACCGCCATGACAATTGCGGAACTGCACGAAGCCTGCCGTCAACTGTATCTCAACCAAAACACCGATACGGCGCCGCAAATCGAAGAGCAGCAAGTTGTCAGCTCCACATCCCCGGAAACTAATCCGGAAGGTCGGTTATTAAAACGCCGCATGACCATGGAGGCACTCAATCGCTCCAACCGCTTTATTTTGACTCCACACAAGCGCAATTATTTTTCGCCCATCAGCTATATAACTCACACCAATACCGAACCCTACCTTAAAAATGATGATGAAGAAAAAGCCCTTGCCGATTTAAGGCATGCGGAAGCTGAATTTCAATTCAGCACCAAAATTCTGATTTATGAAAATATTTTTGATGATAACGGGCACTTGTATCTGGGTTATACCAATCATTCGTTTTGGCAAATTTATAGCGATGCCGACTCAGCACCGTTTCGGGAAATTGATCATCAACCCGAACTATTGCTGAGCTTTACCAATGACTGGGAAATTTTTGGTTTTCGCAATGTACTAAACGAAGTAGCCCTCACACATCAATCAAACGGTAAAGGTGGAATTGAATCGCGCAGTTGGAACCGAGTAATGATGAACAGCGTATTTGAGCGCGGCCGATTTATTTTTGCACTAAGCCCCTGGTATCGGATATCTGAACCCGAGCAGAAATACCCGGGCGATCCCGACGGCGATGACAATCCGGATATCACTCATTACATGGGGCATTTTGAATTTACGGGTGCTTATGAAAAAGGCGATAACATTTTCAACATCATGTTACGTAATAATTTTGATGCCGATAACAAAGGAGCTATGGAACTAGGCTGGAGCTTTCCGGTTCGCACTAACCTGCGCGGACAATTTAAATATTTTAATGGCTATGGCCACAGCCTGATTGATTACAACGCGGATCAGGAAGTATTTGCGTTGGGTATTGTATTTACCGATTTGTTTTAA
- a CDS encoding PilZ domain-containing protein, which yields MTHSCSREHDRELERHTINGDVDVYDNLRDLYVGRLVNIHAQGLMVVGDVAMEEDRIYTLDLHVPEPVNGQMVIQLGVDCLWTRDADLSGKHWTGFSIIDVSPQSSESIRTLVNMLGESL from the coding sequence ATGACCCATAGTTGCTCACGTGAACATGACCGGGAGTTGGAGCGCCACACTATCAACGGCGATGTAGACGTGTACGATAACCTGCGCGATTTATACGTTGGTCGTTTGGTCAATATTCATGCGCAGGGATTAATGGTGGTTGGCGATGTCGCCATGGAGGAAGATCGTATTTACACCTTGGATCTGCATGTGCCCGAACCGGTAAATGGCCAAATGGTTATCCAGTTGGGTGTCGATTGTTTGTGGACACGCGATGCCGATTTATCGGGGAAGCACTGGACGGGCTTTTCGATTATTGATGTTTCACCTCAGTCGTCTGAATCGATTCGGACACTGGTGAATATGCTTGGCGAATCGCTTTAA
- a CDS encoding DUF1631 family protein yields MRNSGLPGSDTQKTSTYTSVAMSEQLVIQHLKHCRDLTRGFAYRVFPNFWRQWCKQVLEIAEQAKSNKEQIALYEIQNLLSAVQQAAEQEFCQHLANGFVKFKNKSLNTLTGEERFSGDILSLVEHSDLEETIAITSITHRADNFFADHLWAFQQRLALLNDGEKIDERSNPVSPVQFCEALRKLLANLDVDVKTKIIGYKLFDQDVVGLLDELYLELNDYLVRQNLLPNLRFVQNNQEKATGAAKREEVVADDPLDTVVTPAEQQTEEEAQQHHRRASDKLLSGSLNPNDIQYQTSLLNAIRLLQVHVTQQLPAVQATQVLHPQSVPGAGAQVAAGAPVLPASLQVYSQPQLVGVLEHMQTQALNYTQQALANHETGPVAIQMQSVADVGRTMMEKIASESENGAVEAGDMQTIDLVGMLFEYMLSDDHLPDSVKALLSYLHTPFLKIAFIDKNFFEQPEHPARVLLNSLAESGVRWVSNDGSDQYDIFTKIKTTVFRLLQEFKNDVRIFAELLIEFNAYTHNVARRQELMERRALEKAQGEEKLREAKIQVNTEVRSRTDNREMPSAILLLLLQPWSDYLSFVLLRYGDKSDSWKRALQVIDDLLWSIEPKTKQADKVRQMEVQDELASALERGFETIGYEQAKGRKLLDAVVSLQRMALLSRKAEPAPAPMRTKLESLAAEKAGHISEQSQEPSPEEAKIVDSLKMVEFGTWFEFEGGKRLKVAWYNKKTQHYMLVDQQGRKVSLAAGLQLARDMLAGRAKIIAGSTKPFFERALENIYHTLNERADALKTGSGS; encoded by the coding sequence ATGCGCAACTCAGGCTTACCGGGCTCTGATACTCAAAAAACGTCGACTTACACATCAGTCGCTATGTCAGAGCAATTGGTTATCCAACATTTAAAACATTGTCGCGATCTTACGCGCGGCTTTGCTTATCGGGTTTTTCCCAATTTTTGGCGGCAGTGGTGCAAACAGGTTTTGGAAATTGCGGAGCAGGCCAAATCTAACAAAGAGCAAATTGCCCTCTATGAAATACAAAACCTGCTGTCCGCCGTTCAGCAAGCGGCAGAGCAGGAGTTTTGCCAGCATCTGGCAAATGGATTCGTAAAATTCAAAAACAAATCATTGAACACACTAACGGGTGAGGAACGTTTTAGCGGCGATATCCTATCCTTGGTAGAGCATTCAGACCTGGAAGAAACCATCGCAATTACCTCTATTACCCATCGCGCAGATAATTTTTTTGCCGATCACTTGTGGGCTTTTCAACAGCGCCTCGCGTTACTCAATGACGGTGAAAAAATTGATGAGCGTAGCAATCCGGTCAGCCCGGTGCAATTTTGTGAGGCGTTGCGCAAGTTGCTCGCGAATCTGGATGTGGATGTTAAAACCAAGATCATAGGTTACAAGCTTTTTGATCAAGACGTTGTCGGTTTGCTAGATGAACTTTATCTGGAATTAAATGATTATCTGGTTCGTCAAAACCTGTTACCCAATTTGCGCTTTGTCCAGAATAATCAGGAAAAGGCTACGGGTGCTGCCAAGCGCGAGGAAGTGGTCGCAGATGATCCCCTTGATACTGTGGTGACTCCGGCCGAGCAACAAACTGAAGAGGAAGCACAGCAACATCATCGCCGCGCGAGCGATAAATTACTGAGCGGTTCGCTGAACCCCAACGATATTCAATACCAAACCAGTTTGCTCAATGCAATTCGATTGTTGCAGGTCCATGTAACTCAGCAGTTACCTGCTGTGCAGGCAACCCAGGTGTTGCATCCGCAGTCAGTTCCGGGTGCGGGGGCGCAAGTTGCTGCAGGTGCTCCGGTTTTGCCGGCGAGTTTGCAGGTGTATTCCCAGCCGCAGTTGGTGGGCGTGCTGGAGCATATGCAAACCCAGGCCTTAAATTATACGCAGCAAGCATTGGCCAATCATGAGACTGGCCCAGTGGCGATTCAAATGCAAAGTGTGGCTGATGTGGGCCGCACTATGATGGAGAAAATCGCCAGCGAAAGTGAAAACGGTGCTGTGGAAGCGGGCGATATGCAGACCATAGATTTGGTCGGTATGTTGTTTGAATACATGTTGTCCGACGATCACTTACCCGATTCGGTGAAAGCGTTGCTCAGTTATCTGCACACCCCTTTCTTGAAAATTGCCTTTATCGACAAGAACTTTTTCGAGCAGCCGGAGCATCCAGCTCGCGTGCTGTTAAATAGCCTCGCTGAATCTGGCGTGCGCTGGGTCAGCAATGATGGCAGTGATCAATACGATATTTTTACCAAGATCAAAACTACCGTATTTCGCCTGCTGCAGGAATTCAAAAACGATGTACGTATTTTTGCCGAGTTGTTGATTGAATTTAATGCCTATACGCACAACGTTGCCCGTCGTCAGGAGTTAATGGAGCGACGCGCGCTTGAAAAAGCCCAAGGCGAAGAAAAACTGCGCGAAGCTAAAATTCAAGTGAACACTGAAGTGCGTAGCCGCACAGATAATCGCGAAATGCCTTCAGCGATTTTGCTGCTGTTGTTACAGCCCTGGTCAGATTATTTGTCATTTGTACTGCTGCGCTACGGCGATAAGTCCGATAGTTGGAAGCGCGCGCTGCAAGTGATTGACGATTTACTCTGGTCCATCGAACCCAAAACCAAGCAAGCGGATAAGGTTCGTCAAATGGAAGTGCAGGATGAATTGGCGAGTGCGCTGGAGCGCGGTTTTGAGACCATAGGTTACGAGCAGGCAAAAGGGCGTAAGCTTTTGGATGCTGTCGTCTCCCTGCAGCGCATGGCATTGTTGAGCCGTAAAGCGGAGCCGGCGCCGGCGCCTATGCGGACTAAACTGGAAAGCCTGGCGGCGGAAAAAGCGGGTCATATTTCCGAACAGTCGCAAGAGCCTTCGCCTGAAGAGGCGAAAATTGTCGACAGTTTGAAGATGGTGGAATTTGGCACCTGGTTTGAATTCGAAGGTGGCAAGCGTTTGAAGGTGGCTTGGTATAACAAAAAAACCCAGCACTATATGCTGGTGGATCAACAGGGGCGCAAGGTGTCCCTGGCGGCCGGTTTGCAATTGGCGCGCGACATGCTCGCTGGTCGCGCAAAAATTATTGCCGGTAGTACCAAACCTTTCTTTGAGCGCGCGCTGGAAAATATCTATCACACCTTGAACGAGCGTGCCGACGCGCTGAAAACCGGGAGCGGATCATGA
- a CDS encoding putative urea ABC transporter substrate-binding protein, with product MLHHARLTKSRLTKTLVALSLLFSTALTSAAEPFKVCWSIYVGWMPWGYADEQKIMDKWAKKYGIEVEIVQINDYVESINQYTAGQFDGCVMTNMDALTIPAAGGVDSTALIVGDFSNGNDGVVLKGANKTLKDIKGQSVNLVELSVSHYLLARALESVGMKEADVKVVNTSDADMVAVYGTKDVTAVTTWNPLLSEILTQPNSTKVFDSSKIPGEIMDLMVVNTKTLKANPALGKALVGAWYEIMGVMSGADKAAATAKTAMATASGTDLAGFESQLASTKMFYTPASALDLVNSDELLKTMQKVAEFSLDHGLLGEGAPDAKYIGVEGPKGVYGDKKNVKLRFDTTYMQMAADKKL from the coding sequence ATGTTGCACCACGCTCGCCTCACCAAAAGCCGACTGACCAAAACATTAGTCGCTCTGTCGTTGTTATTTTCCACTGCGCTAACCTCCGCTGCCGAACCGTTTAAAGTCTGCTGGTCCATTTACGTGGGCTGGATGCCCTGGGGCTATGCCGACGAACAGAAAATCATGGACAAGTGGGCAAAAAAATACGGCATTGAGGTCGAAATCGTTCAAATCAACGATTACGTTGAGTCGATTAACCAATACACCGCCGGTCAGTTTGATGGTTGTGTGATGACCAATATGGACGCTCTCACCATTCCCGCCGCCGGCGGGGTAGATTCCACCGCATTGATTGTGGGCGACTTCTCCAACGGGAATGACGGCGTAGTACTCAAAGGCGCCAACAAAACCCTGAAGGACATCAAAGGCCAAAGCGTCAACCTGGTAGAGCTGAGCGTGTCTCACTACCTGCTGGCACGCGCGCTTGAATCTGTGGGCATGAAAGAAGCAGACGTGAAAGTAGTTAATACCTCCGATGCCGACATGGTCGCGGTTTACGGCACTAAAGACGTCACCGCCGTCACTACCTGGAACCCATTGTTGAGCGAAATCCTCACCCAGCCCAACAGCACCAAAGTATTCGATTCCTCCAAAATCCCCGGCGAAATTATGGATTTGATGGTGGTAAACACCAAAACCCTCAAAGCCAATCCGGCGCTGGGCAAAGCTCTCGTCGGCGCTTGGTATGAAATTATGGGAGTGATGAGCGGAGCAGATAAAGCCGCCGCGACCGCAAAAACTGCCATGGCGACCGCCTCAGGCACCGACCTTGCTGGTTTCGAATCCCAACTGGCCAGCACCAAGATGTTCTACACCCCCGCCTCCGCACTCGATCTGGTGAACAGCGACGAGCTGTTAAAAACCATGCAAAAAGTCGCCGAGTTTTCTCTTGATCACGGCCTACTGGGGGAAGGCGCACCGGACGCAAAATATATCGGCGTAGAAGGCCCCAAAGGCGTCTATGGTGATAAGAAGAACGTGAAACTGCGCTTCGATACCACTTACATGCAAATGGCTGCCGATAAAAAACTTTAA
- a CDS encoding ABC transporter permease, which translates to MKRLINLTPSKPTRLLLGLIPFIAIFFVYLIASDARLAENATDKLLPSFAQMGDAIHSLAFEPSKRSGEYLFWQDTFSSLYRLTMGIFIAAVLGFTIGLLTGAIPSIHSPVAPLLTIISLVPPMALLPILFIVFGLGELSKVALIVIGVAPFIARDIQRCAQEIPQEQLVKAQTLGASTWQILVRVLIPQLLPRLINAVRLSLGAGWLFLIAAEAIASTDGLGYRIFLVRRYMSMDVILPYVAWITLLAFLVDWLLAKISRFCFPWHYPNAN; encoded by the coding sequence ATGAAAAGACTAATAAATCTTACACCCTCTAAACCCACGCGCTTACTGCTTGGGCTTATACCTTTCATCGCCATTTTTTTTGTCTATTTAATAGCGTCTGATGCACGCCTGGCTGAAAACGCTACCGACAAACTCCTGCCCAGTTTTGCGCAAATGGGCGATGCGATTCATTCGCTGGCCTTTGAACCGAGTAAACGCAGCGGTGAATATTTATTTTGGCAGGATACTTTCAGCAGTCTCTACCGTTTAACCATGGGCATTTTTATCGCCGCCGTGCTCGGCTTTACTATAGGTCTACTCACCGGAGCTATTCCTTCAATTCATTCACCAGTAGCGCCGCTGCTAACGATTATTTCCCTGGTGCCGCCCATGGCCCTACTACCGATTTTATTTATTGTGTTCGGTTTGGGCGAGCTCTCCAAAGTTGCCCTAATCGTAATAGGTGTTGCGCCCTTTATTGCGCGCGATATTCAGCGCTGCGCGCAGGAAATTCCGCAAGAACAATTAGTCAAAGCGCAAACGCTGGGCGCCTCTACCTGGCAAATTTTAGTCCGCGTATTAATTCCGCAATTATTGCCCCGACTGATTAATGCAGTGCGCCTGTCGCTGGGCGCGGGCTGGTTATTTTTAATTGCCGCTGAAGCCATCGCCTCAACCGACGGCTTGGGCTACCGCATATTTTTAGTGCGCCGCTATATGTCTATGGATGTGATTTTGCCCTACGTGGCCTGGATCACCCTCTTGGCATTTTTGGTGGACTGGCTACTCGCCAAGATCAGTCGGTTTTGCTTCCCCTGGCATTACCCTAACGCGAATTAA
- a CDS encoding ABC transporter ATP-binding protein, producing the protein MPLIKAKNLWKKYGDNVVLERMNVSVNAGEFITMVGTSGCGKSTFLKMLLGMESPSSGELLLEGKPIPDEPDQSRGIVFQQYSVFPHLTVLQNVIIAREFEHSPLLGKLFGSRKRKVVEEAKALLESVGLSHAINRYPHELSGGMKQRLAIAQALIRQPRILLLDEPFGALDPGIRADMHQLILKLWREHQLTVFMVTHDLSEGFYLGTRLWVFDKLRRDNQAPNAYGASITYDLPVTRRSSELPSELQTLTKEPLEL; encoded by the coding sequence ATGCCATTAATCAAGGCAAAAAATCTGTGGAAAAAATACGGCGATAACGTGGTGCTGGAACGCATGAACGTGAGCGTCAACGCCGGTGAATTTATCACCATGGTCGGCACCTCCGGCTGCGGCAAAAGTACCTTTTTGAAAATGCTGCTGGGGATGGAATCACCCAGCTCCGGTGAATTATTACTGGAAGGCAAACCTATTCCGGACGAGCCGGATCAATCGCGCGGCATAGTCTTTCAACAATACTCGGTATTTCCCCATCTGACCGTATTGCAAAACGTGATAATCGCGCGGGAATTTGAACACTCGCCCTTGCTGGGAAAATTATTCGGCAGCCGCAAACGCAAGGTGGTCGAGGAAGCCAAAGCACTGCTGGAATCCGTAGGCTTAAGTCATGCGATTAATCGCTATCCACACGAATTATCTGGCGGCATGAAACAGCGCTTGGCCATTGCCCAGGCGCTAATTCGTCAACCGCGTATTTTATTACTGGATGAACCCTTTGGCGCCCTGGACCCGGGCATTCGCGCCGACATGCATCAATTGATTTTAAAGCTCTGGCGCGAGCACCAGTTAACTGTGTTTATGGTGACTCACGATTTAAGTGAAGGTTTTTATCTCGGCACCCGCCTCTGGGTATTCGACAAATTACGCCGCGACAATCAAGCGCCCAACGCCTATGGCGCCAGCATCACTTACGACCTACCGGTTACCCGCCGCAGCAGCGAACTTCCCAGTGAATTGCAAACACTGACTAAAGAACCACTGGAACTTTAA
- a CDS encoding urea amidolyase associated protein UAAP1, whose translation MSKMLYTTTLPGNGHWSLELRRGSLMKITDIEGGANLGMLFYNPRNLLERYNAPDTLKCQHTFKLQRGNCLYSDMGRIFASIIEDYSANGAGNWHDTLCGNSNAQIVAGRWGQRDYQTDRNQWLQNGYDAFLVELAKYGMGRADMAANINWFSKVVADDSGNISLDTQNQAAGNSVTLRFEMDTLVVMHACPHPLSSAEKYPFKSVQIELGEADPVTDDDFCKNFRPENQRGFHNNQLYYLAVQ comes from the coding sequence ATGAGCAAGATGTTGTACACCACCACCCTTCCCGGCAACGGCCACTGGTCGCTGGAATTGCGACGCGGCAGCCTGATGAAAATCACCGACATCGAAGGCGGTGCTAACCTCGGCATGCTGTTTTACAACCCGCGCAATTTATTGGAGCGCTACAACGCCCCCGACACACTCAAATGCCAACACACGTTTAAATTGCAGCGTGGCAATTGTTTGTATTCCGATATGGGACGAATTTTCGCTTCCATCATAGAAGACTACTCTGCCAATGGCGCAGGCAATTGGCACGATACCCTATGCGGCAATAGCAACGCACAGATAGTGGCGGGCCGCTGGGGCCAGCGCGATTATCAAACCGATCGCAATCAATGGCTACAAAATGGTTATGACGCCTTTCTGGTAGAGCTGGCCAAATACGGTATGGGGCGCGCCGACATGGCCGCTAACATCAATTGGTTTAGCAAAGTCGTTGCCGATGACAGCGGCAATATTTCGCTGGATACCCAAAATCAAGCGGCGGGCAACAGCGTCACCTTGCGCTTTGAAATGGACACTCTGGTGGTGATGCACGCTTGCCCCCATCCATTGAGCTCCGCTGAAAAATACCCGTTTAAATCCGTACAGATTGAATTGGGCGAAGCAGACCCCGTCACCGACGATGATTTCTGCAAAAACTTCCGCCCGGAAAACCAGCGCGGATTTCACAACAACCAACTCTATTATTTGGCTGTCCAATAA
- a CDS encoding urea amidolyase associated protein UAAP2 — translation MSLLASNLHPETSVARHHVKAGDYFLGEIKQGQTFRIVDLEGNQAADVLFYNAKDPSERYSAMDTIRTQGNLYLSAGTKLMSNANNELLEIVADTCGRHDTLGGACATESNTVRYSLEKRCMHACRDSWMLAIAEHPEFHISKRDITHNINFFMNVPVTAQGGLTFEDGISAPGKYVELKAKMDIVMLISNCPQLNNPCNGYNPTPIEVIVWN, via the coding sequence ATGTCACTTCTAGCAAGCAATCTACATCCTGAAACGTCTGTCGCGCGCCATCATGTAAAAGCCGGCGATTATTTTTTGGGTGAAATTAAACAAGGCCAAACCTTTCGCATTGTGGATCTGGAAGGCAATCAAGCGGCGGATGTTTTATTTTACAACGCCAAAGATCCCAGCGAACGCTACAGTGCGATGGACACCATTCGCACGCAAGGCAATTTGTATTTAAGTGCAGGCACCAAATTAATGTCCAACGCCAATAATGAATTATTGGAAATCGTCGCCGACACCTGCGGCCGTCACGACACCTTGGGCGGCGCCTGCGCCACCGAGAGCAATACCGTGCGCTACAGTCTGGAAAAGCGCTGCATGCACGCCTGCCGCGACAGCTGGATGCTGGCAATTGCCGAACACCCGGAATTTCATATCAGCAAGCGCGACATTACCCACAACATCAACTTCTTTATGAATGTTCCCGTCACCGCACAAGGTGGACTCACCTTTGAGGATGGCATTTCTGCCCCGGGAAAATACGTGGAGCTGAAAGCGAAAATGGATATTGTGATGCTGATATCCAATTGCCCGCAATTAAACAATCCTTGCAATGGCTATAACCCTACGCCGATTGAAGTGATCGTTTGGAATTAA